CGCGCGAGCACCATCTGCGGCCAGACCACCGCCTGCAGCGGAATCAGCACGATCGCGAGATCTTTGAGCGCCGCGATCCGCGATCCCTCGACAGGTACAACCTGGCTCAGACGAATTAAGGGCCAGAAGATCATCACTCCCACTGCCAAAGTGACGACGAGCCCGCGCGAGAGGGGTTGATAGGCGTCGAGCGTGACGATGCCCCCCGCGAGCACCACGCCCAGTGCGATGATCGATCCGAGCATCAGATAGATCGCCCACAAGAACGCGAAGTTGCGCGGCTCGCCCCGCCGATGCGACCACTTGTCCGCCTGCGAACCTCTCGCGATCGCAAACTCGGACTTGAGCCACTCGAGCGGACGGCGATGCCGCTTGCGCGGCGGATCGACGATCTCCGGCACGATCTGGCCGGCGATGTCCGCGGGAGGCCGCGCGATTTCGACCGGCGGGTGCTCGGATTGTTCGAAAGATTCGCTCATAGACGCTCGCTTGCGGCGCTAGTGCCGAACCGGCTCGGCGCTCGCCGATTTCTGAGCTTCGATCGTCGCGCTGCGGTCGATCTCCAGCGGCTTATTAATGGGCCACCAGAGTTCAAGTTCGCCGTGACCCGCATCAATCCGCTGTGAAAGAGCGTTCAGTTCCGCGATCTTGCCGAGCTTGGCGGCTGTGGCGCACTCGCCCGTGAGTGGCTTGGAAGGCCTGCCTCCCCAAACAAGTCGCGATCCGTATACGGTCTCGATCGCCAGTTGTTTGGATTCTGAATAACCGGATACATCGACCGCCGCCACCTGCGCTCGCCAATCCTGATTCATGAGCAGCCGCAGCAATTCCAGACCCGCGGCGCAGTCCTCTCCCGGCCAGGTTTGAGAAAAGTCGATTTCTCCGCTTGCGTTTTTCGCGGGTGCGTGTGCAGATCCCTTGATCACAAACAAACCCGACTTGCCTTCCGGATAGATCACCGGCATGGGGCGGCCGTCCCAACTAATGAGATAGTCGGTTCGCGCAGAGGAATCTCCGGGCTTGGATGGCGCAGGTTCAGATCGGACGACCGCGGCTGGAACGCGCCACTCGCCGCGCACCACGATCTCTGAATCGCCCTGACGCACAACGCTCGGGCGCCCATCGAACCATCCCGATGCGCCGAGCGCAACGCCGACCGCATCGAGCGGCTCCCGCGACAACGGGTCCGGGTTTTCTCCCAGGGCGCTGAGCGCGATATGCGTAAGTTGCTCCTGAAATTGGGGCGCCAGCCACGTTTGCTGCGCGCCCTGGACGCCGCCATGCTTGAATTGAGGCCACTCAATCCGCAAACGGGCGGGCTCACGCGCGACGACCGTCTCCGCGCGCTGCGAGATGGAATCCCGCAGCAGCAAAAACCCAAGCCCGAGCGTGATCACAATCGCAATGCTCAGGAATGTGGTCAAGTGAGCAAAGAAAGCACGCCAGTCAAATCTGGAGGCGGCGGATTCCGGAAGAGCCACACTCGTGCCCGCGACCATTTGGCTCTCGGATTCGCGCCCGATGGATTCATGCTGCGGGTTGATTGCGTTCTCTTCCATGAAAGTTTCAAACCGCCAAACAACTACGCCTTCCCTGCATCGCGCAGCGCCATCCGCACGAGCAAAGCGCACAAACTCTCCATCGGCAATCCTTGCCTGTTTGCCGCCATGGGAAGCAGAGAATGATCCGTAAACCCTGGCAGCGTATTGACTTCCAGAAGCCACGACCGTCCATCCGAGTCGAGGAGAAAATCCACCCGCGACAAATGCCGCGCTCCGAGACCTTGAAAGACTTTGGACGCAAAGTCCTGAACCGTCTCGCGCACGCCCGCCGGTAATTCGGGATCGACGATGTAACTCGTGTCATCCCGATGGTACTTGGCCTGATAGTCGTAAAACGCGACGTTCGGTCGTATTTCTATTGGAGACAACGACTTACCGTCGAGAACGCCGACTGTCAGTTCGCGACCTCCCAGAACGGCGGGCTCCACCATGTAGACACGACTCGGATGCTTCCGAATGTCAGCCCGAGCGGATTCAACGGCATCGGTCCAATCGCTCGCTGTCCGGCAGATGTGGACACCAACGCTGGATCCCTCATGCACCGGTTTGAGTACCACAGGCAACTCAAACGGGCACGATGCGTCCGGGGCGTGAAAGACCGCGCCCGGCTTTGTCGGGACCCCGAGCTGCGCCGCAAGCAGTTTCGTCGCGAGTTTGTCCATCGCCGTGCGTGCCGCCGGAGCGCGGCAACCGACGAACGGGCGACCGTCCGCTTCGAGCAACTCCTGCAACGGGCCGCCCTCGCCCCAGCCGCCGTGCAAGACCGGAAAAAAAACCTCGCCCGACATCGCTCGCAGTTCGGCCGCGCCGCACCGTTCAATTACCTGGTAGTTCGCGCGGAACTCTCCGGACCGGTCGATTGCCGCGGCCACTGCTTTGGAACTCACGAGGCTTACCTCGCGCTCCGCATCCGGGCCGCCGCCCAGCACGATCACAGTTTTCGTGCTCATCGGTGATGCCCCTGCGCATGTCGCGACCACACGACGATCTCGCGCTCGAGGCGAACACCGTACCGATCCAGCACGCGCCGCTCGACATCTTCCATGAGAGCGATCACATCGCTCGCCTTCGCACCCGGGCGCGTCACGAAGAAGTTCGCGTGCACATCGCTGACCGAAACCGCGTTGACCGAAAGCCCCTTGAGTCCGGCGCGATCGATGAGCAGACCCGCGGGCACGCGTCGTCCTGCGCGACCGTTCGCGTCGTACAAATCCATGATGTCGTGCTCGAGTGTGGGATTCTTGTACGTACAACCCGCGCTCTTCTCGGCCATCGGCTGGCTGGTTTTCTTGTACGACATCACTTCTTTGAGCCGGCGCCGGACCGCGCCGGCATCGTCGGGCGCGAGTTGCAAGTCGCAGGATGTCAGAATCAATTCGTTCAAGCCCGATCGACGGTATCCGAATTGAACGTCTTTTCGCTCAAGAGCGATCTCGCGCCCTTCGCGGTCAATCGCGTGGACACGCACCACGAATTGTTCGATCTCG
The DNA window shown above is from Phycisphaeraceae bacterium and carries:
- a CDS encoding D-alanine--D-alanine ligase encodes the protein MSTKTVIVLGGGPDAEREVSLVSSKAVAAAIDRSGEFRANYQVIERCGAAELRAMSGEVFFPVLHGGWGEGGPLQELLEADGRPFVGCRAPAARTAMDKLATKLLAAQLGVPTKPGAVFHAPDASCPFELPVVLKPVHEGSSVGVHICRTASDWTDAVESARADIRKHPSRVYMVEPAVLGGRELTVGVLDGKSLSPIEIRPNVAFYDYQAKYHRDDTSYIVDPELPAGVRETVQDFASKVFQGLGARHLSRVDFLLDSDGRSWLLEVNTLPGFTDHSLLPMAANRQGLPMESLCALLVRMALRDAGKA
- the murB gene encoding UDP-N-acetylmuramate dehydrogenase is translated as MVVTDELAISRLEHVPTWFGIGGGADRFATVRNVEQLRRAIEIDPRLRILGDGANLLVDDDGVGELVVRIDGDLAAWTIDVAKGTVSVGAGANLPKLINETVRQGLAGLETLGGIPASVGGALTMNAGGKFGEIEQFVVRVHAIDREGREIALERKDVQFGYRRSGLNELILTSCDLQLAPDDAGAVRRRLKEVMSYKKTSQPMAEKSAGCTYKNPTLEHDIMDLYDANGRAGRRVPAGLLIDRAGLKGLSVNAVSVSDVHANFFVTRPGAKASDVIALMEDVERRVLDRYGVRLEREIVVWSRHAQGHHR